TTTTTGCGAGAGGACGTGCGTAATCGGACAGTTGCGACCCTAGTGCGCTGTCACCGTCTAGCTCAAACCGGAATGGGTTGCGTGCCCCACCAGCAACAACGACAGCCGACTTTTGCGGTTTCACAAGAATGACATCACCGTCTTTAAAGCTCATTTTAGGCAGTTCACCGGTACGAATAAACTCATAGAGATCGACCGTGGCGATGACTTTTTTATTACGTAGAACTTTTATTTCTCGATAGCTGCCTCGCTCAGAGTCGATGCCGCCTGCGCGTTTTAGGTAGTAAAGCAAAGAGTCTGAAGCCATGCCTGCATATTGACCCGGGCGAATAACAGGGCCGCTGAGATAGACACTTACCGGTGTTGAGGTCAGCAAGTTTACATAAACATTGACGTTTTTGGTGTAAATTCGCTTAATTTTAGAGCTCACCAATGCGTTTACTTCACTGGCACGGACATCTTGTACTTTTATTGGGCCAATGTTGGGAATGAAAATATTGCCTTGGTTGTCAACAGTGGTGACATCAGAGTAGTTCACCGCTCCCCATAGCCAGATGTTGATCTTATCACCTGCGGCAATTAGGTAATTGTCGCTCAGGCCATCGGTTCGCTCGGTTTCGTAACCGCCTGCGAACAAATTGGCACCATAAGGCGGTGGCAGTGCTTCACCAGAAGAAGGGAGCAATTCTCGAACGTTAACTTCCCCTGGTAGCAATGTACCTTGACGCCCAGTGGTATTGTAACTGCCCATTTCAAGCGCTTGGTTTGGGGTCATTCCAGCTTGCAGCTGAGAGGAAATGGAGACCTGTGAGGCATTTGTTGGGATTGAGGCGCTCTGGGTAGCTGCGCCGGTTGGCACAGCGGTAGAGCTGGAGGATGTGCCCATAAGCTCTGGTGGTATCGTTACTGCGAATGCGGATGAGCAGGCAATAACGGTCAGAGCAAGGCTACTAAGCCGATAAGTAAGCTGAAATACTGACATTACTGAATCTTTATTATGGTTGAGGTTTCAACGATATTGTCGGTTAAGTACCAGACTTTGATTGGTGTCGTTGAAGCTGAACTGATATCGGAACTTTCTAGTTTCGCACAGGCGATGCGCGTGCGGTTTTCATTAATATCGGTCATCATTTGTAGCGCTCGGCACTCCTGACCAAGTCCCGAAGTATAAGGTTTACCTACTGCTACCATCATGCCGCTGGCATTGATTTGTGTTGTAATTGGGTTGTTTAATGCGACCCAATACTTTTCTGGGATACGTTCGCTATAGGTGATCGTCGATTGCCCAACTAGGGGAACCTGAGCTTCAACTTGACGTGGTGGTTGTGCGCATCCAGACAATACCATTGCGCAGACTGAGACGAGTGTGAGTTTGGTAGTAATTTTCAAAACAGAGGTCTTAGTGTTTGGACCGGGTTTGGGTACGCTACCGCCCTACGGTTTGTTGCGTTATCCATAACACGCGTCGAGTGAAAAAGTTGAGATGCTTTGGTGTAATTTAAGAACAGATTGAGCCGTTCTATGCGGTCGATATCATACCGTGAGAGTGAGTGTGAAGCAATGTCACGATTTTTGATTTAGGTCTCGGTTTGACGATAGATTGACGATAGATTGACGATAGTTCCTATCGCTAGGCAGTGTTGTCGTTATCATCTATTGGTTAGTTTGATATTGAACTGTGTAATTATATTACGTTATTGTTGCAATCAATTAGGTACAACGCTTATTCATTTCATAGGACTCTAAAACACATGACACACTACGATATTTTCAATGGCGACGCGGATGGCATTATTGCGTTATTACAACTTAGGCTCGCTCAACCTAAGGAATCTGTATTGATCACAGGGGTGAAACGCGACATTAAATTGGTCGAGAAGGTGGCAGTGAATAAAGGCGATCATCTTACTGTTTTAGATGTGTCAATGGAGAAAAACCATAACAGTGTGGCAAAGGCGCTGTCTTGTGGGGCAACGGTATTCTACGCTGATCACCATAGAGCGGGTGAGATTCCTCAACTTGATGGACTGGAAGCGCACATTGATTTAGATGCCAATACATGCACCTCATTGATTGTTGATCGTTTACTAAAAGGTCAATATCACGCTTGGGCGATTGCTGCGGCCTATGGTGACAACCTAATTGCAAAAGCGGATGAGTTAGCCATTGAGGCCGGTTACTCCAGCGCCCAAAGAGCCTTTCTTAAAGAGCTGGGCACTCTAGTCAATTACAACGGTTATGGTGCCAACATTGCCGATTTGCATTTTGAACCAGCCACCTTATTTAAAGCGTTATACCAATACTCATCGCCATTTGAGGTGCTAGAAGACCCGGAGTCGCCTTATTTTGTGCTAAAGGCCGCGTATGAGGCTGACTTGGCGTTGGCAATGTCTATTGAGCCTACTTATTCCTCCAAACAATTAACGGTTATCGAACTTCCTGATACCGCAGCCTCACGACGAATCAGTGGGGTTTTTGGTAACTTGCTGGCGAACCAAGCAAGTCACAAGGCACATGCAGTATTAACCCGAAATCAAGACAGCAGTTATACGGTTTCTCTTCGAGCCCCGCTTGACAATAAACAGGGCGCGGGAGATATTTGTGCCCAATTTGAGTCAGGTGGTGGACGAGCGGCAGCCGCTGGGGTAAATGCATTGCCTGAAGCTGAGCTAGACAGCTTTATTCAAAAAGTAGAGTCGTTCTACCTGAATGCTTAATAACAAGCATCGTACCTTATAATATTGAGGTGCACTAAAAAGACGGTATATTTCGACTGATTAAATAGTCGGTTGGGCTTAAAAAGGGAAAGAAAAATGAAAATTTTAGTCACTGGGGGCGCTGGCTTTATTGGTAGCGCTGTCGTACGTCACATTTTGGACAACACAACCGATAGTGTAGTGAATGTCGATGCATTAACGTACGCCGGAAACACAGAATCGTTACCGAATGCGCTGGATAATTCGCGTTACTGCTTCGAGCATGTTGATATTTGTGATTTTGCAGCCTTGCAGCGTGTGTTTGAGCAGCATCAGCCAGATTTGGTTATGCACCTTGCGGCGGAGTCGCATGTGGATCGCTCAATTGATGGCCCTTCTGCGTTTATTCAAACCAACCTAGTCGGTACGTTTAATATGCTGGAAGTTGCTAGGCAATACTGGAACGCGTTAGAGAGTGACAAAAAAGCGGCGTTCCGTTTCCACCACATCTCTACCGATGAAGTGTATGGTGATCTCGAGGGGACAGACGATCTGTTCACTGAAGAAACGTCTTATGAGCCAAGCAGTCCATACTCAGCCAGCAAGGCAGGTTCAGACCATTTGGTTCGAGCATGGGGTCGTACGTACGGTTTTCCTGTATTGGTGACTAACTGCTCTAACAACTATGGTCCTTATCATTTCCCTGAAAAGTTAATCCCACTGATGATTTTGAATGCGTTGGAAGGCAAGCCTTTACCAGTTTATGGTGATGGTATGCAGATCCGAGATTGGCTGTTTGTGGAAGATCATGCTCGCGCGCTTTATAAAGTCGTTACCGAGGGTAAGCTTGGCGAAACCTATAATATTGGTGGGCACAACGAGAAAGCGAACATCGATGTTGTGAAAACTATTTGCCAATTATTAGAAGAGCTTGTGCCAAACAAGCCAGAAGGCGTGGATGAATACCAAAACTTAATCACTTACGTAACGGATCGTCCAGGACATGACGTGCGTTACGCTATCGATGCTTCTAAGATAGAGCGTGAGTTAGGCTGGAAACCAGAAGAGACGTTTGAGTCTGGTATCCGCAAAACGGTTGAGTGGTATCTGAATAATAAAGAGTGGTGGACTCGCGTTCTTGATGGTTCATACACGAGAGAGCGTTTAGGTAATAACTAATCAGCCCAATTTTCTCAATGCCAGCAAGGCGGTGCTCAATATGGTGCCGCCTTTTTACTTTGATGTTATAGCGTGCAACGCAAAGCACAGAATTGCTCTATTGGTCGCAAATAGCCAATTGCATCAAGTTTTCCCCTATGCTGTTTTTTATGCTCGATTGCCCCAATGAGCAAAAGGAAGCTGCATGCTGTTTATCACTAATCGAATCCCCATTCAATCTGCGCGCTCTATAAAGAATCGCAAGATTTCATTCAATTCTCAAAATACTGATATCTCTAAATGGCTCTATTGCTGTGAGCGGCGCGGAGAGGGGGAGTATGTCGAGATATTATCTTCAACCATGTTCACAAAATTGAAGGCGCTACCTGCGGAAACGCAGCTGCTGTTTTATCTGCATGGTTTTAATAACAACATGAAGCGTGATCAAAAAGAAAGCAGCCAACTTCAGAGAGAAACGCGCTGCTGCCTAAATCGAATTAGACATCGCTATCAAGACGTTTACACATCGTACTCAATTTATTGAATGTTAGGAGGTCATACGAATGGAGCTTACGAGAGGGGTGTTTGTCCATCATCATGGGGGAAAAAATACGGTCACAGGATCGTGTCATGAGCTGAATATTGAAGGTAACTCAATCCTTATCGATTGTGGGTTGTTTCAAGGTGGGGATGCGAAACCCAAATCGTTGGATATTGATTTTAGTTTGGCGGCTGTGCGAGCGTTAGTACTTACTCACGCTCATATTGACCATATAGGGCGTCTGCCTTGGCTATTTGCCGTAGGCTTTCGAGAGCCTATCTATTGCACTCACGCGACGGCACATTTAGTACCATTGATGTTGGAAGACGGACTAGCACTCCAATTAGGACTAACTAAATCCCAGCGCGCACATATTGTTCAGCTCATTAGCC
The Vibrio sp. CB1-14 DNA segment above includes these coding regions:
- a CDS encoding DHH family phosphoesterase, with product MTHYDIFNGDADGIIALLQLRLAQPKESVLITGVKRDIKLVEKVAVNKGDHLTVLDVSMEKNHNSVAKALSCGATVFYADHHRAGEIPQLDGLEAHIDLDANTCTSLIVDRLLKGQYHAWAIAAAYGDNLIAKADELAIEAGYSSAQRAFLKELGTLVNYNGYGANIADLHFEPATLFKALYQYSSPFEVLEDPESPYFVLKAAYEADLALAMSIEPTYSSKQLTVIELPDTAASRRISGVFGNLLANQASHKAHAVLTRNQDSSYTVSLRAPLDNKQGAGDICAQFESGGGRAAAAGVNALPEAELDSFIQKVESFYLNA
- the rfbB gene encoding dTDP-glucose 4,6-dehydratase; protein product: MKILVTGGAGFIGSAVVRHILDNTTDSVVNVDALTYAGNTESLPNALDNSRYCFEHVDICDFAALQRVFEQHQPDLVMHLAAESHVDRSIDGPSAFIQTNLVGTFNMLEVARQYWNALESDKKAAFRFHHISTDEVYGDLEGTDDLFTEETSYEPSSPYSASKAGSDHLVRAWGRTYGFPVLVTNCSNNYGPYHFPEKLIPLMILNALEGKPLPVYGDGMQIRDWLFVEDHARALYKVVTEGKLGETYNIGGHNEKANIDVVKTICQLLEELVPNKPEGVDEYQNLITYVTDRPGHDVRYAIDASKIERELGWKPEETFESGIRKTVEWYLNNKEWWTRVLDGSYTRERLGNN
- a CDS encoding polysaccharide biosynthesis/export family protein codes for the protein MSVFQLTYRLSSLALTVIACSSAFAVTIPPELMGTSSSSTAVPTGAATQSASIPTNASQVSISSQLQAGMTPNQALEMGSYNTTGRQGTLLPGEVNVRELLPSSGEALPPPYGANLFAGGYETERTDGLSDNYLIAAGDKINIWLWGAVNYSDVTTVDNQGNIFIPNIGPIKVQDVRASEVNALVSSKIKRIYTKNVNVYVNLLTSTPVSVYLSGPVIRPGQYAGMASDSLLYYLKRAGGIDSERGSYREIKVLRNKKVIATVDLYEFIRTGELPKMSFKDGDVILVKPQKSAVVVAGGARNPFRFELDGDSALGSQLSDYARPLAKISHVGIVGNRASGPFSRYLTYKDFLTFEVQDGDKVFYNDDLHAQVMDIQVMGSYLGPSYFAVKKTAKLHDVLHYIPINPQLADYGSIYILRKSVAERQKQTLNDSLDRLERSVFTAPASSDGEAAIRAKEAEMVLQFSEKARKVQPLGKVIVSEDGNIANIMLEQGDQIVIPYKTDLIAIGGEVLMPQAVVFNENATIDDYVAWAGGFTERAEDQRIAIVRANGLVEFGNDKIIRKGDQILVLPKVDTKTMQAVKDITQIVYQIAVSANVALRR